The nucleotide sequence CACGTGGCGACGTTGGACCATGACGCGGAGCGGATCTTCGACGAGAGCCTGGCCTTCGTCGAGCGTCTCGCCCCGGGACTGGTCGACGAGCAGGGGAGCAGGAGCGGTGGCTGAGCAGCAGGACGGCGGCGAGCGGGAGCCGCAGCCCATCGACGAGGAGGCGGCCTGGGCCGCGATCGTCGCCGGCTACGGCGAGGAGCCCGCGGACCCGCCGGGTGCGAAGCCGTACCGGACCGTGGAGAACCTGTCGCTGCCGGAACCCGACGACGACGGCGACGCCGACCATGCCGGCGGCGAGGTGCGGCCGACCCTCGGCGAGGCCACGCCCTGGAAGCCCAGGCCGACGCCCGGGGCCCCGGCGGACACCGCCGAGGAGCCCGGGTCCGGGGCGGACGAGGAGCCGGAGGCGGGCCCCGAGCGGCCCGCGCTCGGCAGCTCGATCGTCTTCGCCCCCGGAGTGCGGCCGGCCGGCCCCCGGGACTATGCGCCGGCCGAGCCGGACGACGGCCCCGGCGGCGCCGACGAGGGGCACTTCGTGCCGCCGGAGCCGCCGCCGCTGCCCGAGGCGGACGTGACGACCAAGTTCGCCTGGCTCGCGGTGGTCGGCGGCCCGGTCCTGATGCTGGTCGCCGTGCTCCTCAGCTGGGACATGACCTGGTGGCTGACCACGCTCTGCGTCGGCGGCTTCCTCGGCGGCTTCGCGACCCTGGTGGGCCGCATGAAGCACGACGACGATGACGACGGCTTCGACGACCCGGGCCGCGGCGCGGTGGTGTGAGCGGGCCTCGGGGGTGTCTCGTCGATCAGGCGGCCGGATCAGCCGCGAGCCCGGCCTGATCGGCACGGCGCCCCCTACGGCGTCGCCGGGACCCGGACCGCCGCCAGGACCGGGAGGTGGTCGGTGGCGGCCCGCAGGTCCGCGGGGTCGAGGTCCGTCGGCACCCCGCAGCCGAGGAACTCGACCCCCGGGGTGGCCAGGATCGCGTCGATCCGCTGATGCGGATCGGCGGGCGTCGAGGTGTGCTCGCCGCCCCACGGGCTGACCTCCCAGCCGTCCTGGAGCTCCTTCGCCAGCCGGCGGAAGGCCGGTCCCCCGGGCCCTTCGTTGAGGTCGCCGGCGACCAGGGCGTACGGGGTGCCCAGGGCGGCGACCCGGTCGAGGACCATCCCCGCCTGCGCGTACCGCTCGTCCTGCCGCAGGCTCAGATGGCAGCTGACGAGTCCGACGCGGGCCCCGGCGAAGCGGACGACGGCGGTCGCGAGGCCGCGCCGGTGCAGTCCGGGGGTGAGGGGCAGCAGCACGTCCTCGGTGCGTTCCACGGTGGCCCGCAGGGAGCACAGCAGCATGGGTCCGGCCGCGGTGGCGCCGCCGCTGAGCATGACGAGCTCGCTCTTGGCGGCGAGCCGGGCGGCGTGTTTGCGCCAGCGGAAGAAGCGCGGGGCCTCCTGGACGAAGACGAGGTCCGGGTCGCAGGCCCGGATCACCCGGGCGAGGGCGTCCTCGTCGTCGCGCATCGAGCGCACGTTGTAGCTGAGGACCCGGAGGACGGCCGAACCGTCCGCCTCGGTGCGGGAGTTGGGCAGCTCACTGATCGCCATGACAGGTA is from Streptomyces venezuelae ATCC 10712 and encodes:
- a CDS encoding endonuclease/exonuclease/phosphatase family protein, with translation MAISELPNSRTEADGSAVLRVLSYNVRSMRDDEDALARVIRACDPDLVFVQEAPRFFRWRKHAARLAAKSELVMLSGGATAAGPMLLCSLRATVERTEDVLLPLTPGLHRRGLATAVVRFAGARVGLVSCHLSLRQDERYAQAGMVLDRVAALGTPYALVAGDLNEGPGGPAFRRLAKELQDGWEVSPWGGEHTSTPADPHQRIDAILATPGVEFLGCGVPTDLDPADLRAATDHLPVLAAVRVPATP